One Epinephelus moara isolate mb chromosome 20, YSFRI_EMoa_1.0, whole genome shotgun sequence genomic window carries:
- the LOC126408635 gene encoding unconventional myosin-Va-like isoform X1 codes for MAASELYAKYARVWLPDATDVWKSAELIKDYTPGDLKLTLQLDDGTEVEHKIDPRTNNLPPLRNPNILVGENDLTSLSYLHEPAVLHNLKVRFIDSKLIYTYCGIVLVAINPYESLPIYEADIINAYSGQNMGDMDPHIFAVAEEAYKQMARDERNQSIIVSGESGAGKTVSAKYAMRYFATVSCSSGEANVEERVLASNPIMEALGNAKTTRNDNSSRFGKYIEIGFDKRHCIIGANMRTYLLEKSRVVFQAPEERNYHIFYQLCASSHLPEFKAFKLGCADDFHCTNQGQSPVIDGVDDAKDMCNTRKAFSLLGISESDQMAIYQILAAILHLSNVEVKEQSADKSSISPDNAHLMVFCELMGVPCEEMAHWLCHRKLQTTTETFVKSVSKMNAINGRDALAKHIYARLFSWIVGSINIALKSTAKQHSFIGVLDIYGFETFEINSFEQFCINYANEKLQQQFNLHVFKLEQEEYMKEEIPWTLIDFDDNQPCIDLIEAKLGVLDLLDEECKMPKGSDDTWAQKLYNTLLKQNAHFDKPRLSNRAFIILHFADKVEYQCEGFLEKNKDTVNEEQINVLKKSKVDWLVKLFEDDEKATSSTNKRSSVTGRAGPTQRDNKKTVGFQFRQSLHLLMDTLNATTPHYVRCIKPNDLKSPFTLDPVRAVQQLRACGILETIRISAAGFPSRWTYQEFFCRYRVLMKQKDVLSDRKQTCKNLLEKLVKDEDKYQFGKSKIFFRAGQVAYLEKLRSDKLRMACVRIQKTIRCWLARKKYLRMRESAITIQRHVRGHQARCYVKFLRRTRAAVLIQKNVRMWAARRHYQQQRSAAITIQCCLRAYMARKQYHKLMFEQKAIVIQKWVRGLLARQHYRRTMAAIVLLQSCVRRMKAKRELKKLKVEARSVEHFKKLNIGMENKILQLQHKINEQHKENRELSERLNLVEKTQTTEREKQNREIENLRKSEQETRAKAATLPSLLEQLSFLQQELDNTRREKEDLEEQTRVYKEQTKQVVEELNMKNSLLNSEKDELNKLILEQADHLTDIKTIENAKQLEKELTEERSRYQSLLSEHLHLEERHRDLKEEMNVSISSSKSGHKRTDSNYSSNSSEFSQSLGSSEGDNSSIQTEDETQATVDLPVLLKLQRRVKELEQDKHSLLQQLDKKEEAQQEKAKEVEKQRTAGRAELDLETLKRQELESENKKLKQDLNELRKSLTNESSELAPPAPGSLPYNILLDQLDSSNEELEMRKEEVLLLRSHMVRQEALKHKDSALGEGVKLELSEMPSFQDVDRSEIHTLNEDGELWLAYGGLKETNRLLECQMREQERVHNEENKKLAEEVKKLKAEKEQQQKLLAQSLLLPEDARIDASLKHEITRLTNENLELMEQQEQQDKNMRKLKKQLKLYMKKVEDFEANAQQKSKAPVMTTPGKAVNITRKEKEYRGMLEYREGDESRLLKSLVVDLKPRGVAVSFTPGLPAYIIFMCVRYADNVNDDQRLSTLLNSTISSIKGVIKRRGGDFEVVSFWLANTCRFMHCLKQYSGDEGFIQYNTPKQNEHCLANFELSEYHQVFGDLAIQIYRQLIKCVEDTLQPLIVASMLEQETIQGVLGSKPTGLRKRSTSFHEAVTVEVLLQRLSLLHTTMNQHGMDMELIKQLVKQQFYIICAVTLNHLLLRKDMCSWSKGLQIRYNVWQLEEWLAERGLTDCGAKETLEPLIQAAQLLQIKKKTQADALAICNMCSALTTVQIVKVLTLYTPVVEFEERVSTTFITMIKDLLKDRVDSSTLMMDAKKIFSVTIPFTPSSVALEAIQIPASLNLGFLARI; via the exons ATGGCAGCGTCTGAACTTTACGCCAAG TATGCCCGTGTATGGCTGCCAGATGCAACAGACGTGTGGAAGTCAGCAGAGCTTATCAAAGACTACACTCCTGGCGACCTGAAGCTGACTCTGCAGCTGGATGATGGCACG GAGGTGGAACACAAGATAGACCCCAGAACCAACAACCTTCCACCGCTAAGAAACCCTAACATCCTGGTGGGGGAAAATGACCTCACATCTCTCAGCTACCTCCACGAGCCTGCAGTGCTACACAACCTTAAAGTGCGCTTTATCGACTCCAAGTTGATTTACACATACTGTG GAATTGTCCTGGTTGCCATCAACCCTTATGAGAGCCTGCCCATCTATGAAGCTGACATCATCAATGCCTACAGTGGGCAGAACATGGGAGACATGGACCCCCATATATTTGCAGTGGCAGAGGAAGCATACAAACAAATGGCCAG agatgaaaGAAACCAGTCCATTATAGTGAGTGGAGAGTCGGGAGCTGGCAAAACTGTCTCTGCTAAGTACGCTATGCGTTACTTTGCCACCGTCAGCTGCTCCTCTGGTGAGGCCAACGTCGAGGAGAGAGTCCTCGCCTCCAACCCCATCATGGAG GCTCTTGGGAACGCCAAGACAACACGGAATGACAACAGCAGTCGCTTTGGGAAGTACATTGAGATTGGGTTCGATAAGAGGCATTGTATTATTGGAGCTAACATGAGGACCTACTTACTGGAAAAGTCTAGAGTTGTGTTTCAG GCCCCTGAAGAAAGGAATTACCATATATTCTACCAGCTGTGTGCCTCTTCACATTTACCAGAGTTCAAAGCCTTCAAGTTAG GTTGCGCAGATGACTTCCACTGTACTAACCAGGGTCAGAGCCCAGTCATAGATGGTGTGGATGATGCCAAAGACATGTGCAATACCAGGAAGGCCTTCTCACTGTTAG GAATCAGTGAAAGTGATCAAATGGCAATTTACCAAATTCTGGCAGCTATTCTCCATCTTAGCAACGTGGAGGTGAAAGAGCAGTCAGCAGACAAAAGCAGTATCTCg CCAGACAATGCCCACCTGATGGTGTTCTGTGAGCTGATGGGGGTGCCCTGTGAAGAAATGGCCCACTGGTTATGTCACAGGAAACTCCAAACGACCACAGAGACCTTCGTCAAGTCAGTCTCCAAAATGAATGCTATCAATGGCCGAGATGCTCTCGCCAAACACATCTACGCCAGACTCTTCAGCTGGATTGTGGGCAGTATTAACATCGCCTTAAAGTCCACAGCAAAACAACATTCCTTCATTGGTGTGCTTGATATTTATGG GTTTGAAACATTTGAGATCAACAGCTTTGAACAGTTTTGCATCAATTACGCCAACGAGAAGCTTCAACAACAGTTCAACCTG CATGTCTTCAAACTGGAGCAAGAGGAGTACATGAAAGAGGAGATCCCCTGGACATTGATTGACTTTGACGACAACCAGCCTTGTATTGATCTCATTGAGGCCAAGCTGGGTGTTCTGGACCTTCTGGATGAGGAGTGCAAA ATGCCCAAAGGCTCTGACGACACATGGGCCCAGAAACTGTACAACACCCTCCTGAAGCAGAACGCTCACTTTGATAAACCCAGGTTATCAAATAGAGCTTTCATCATCCTCCACTTTGCAGACAAG GTGGAGTACCAGTGTGAGGGTTTCCTGGAGAAAAACAAGGACACAGTCAATGAGGAGCAGATAAATGTGTTGAAAAAGAGCAAG GTCGACTGGCTGGTGAAGCTGTTTGAGGATGATGAGAAGGCAACAAGTTCTACAAACAAGCGTAGTAGTGTCACTGGAAGAGCCGGTCCGACTCAGAGGGATAATAAGAAGACTGTGGGATTTCAG TTTCGACAGTCTCTGCATTTGCTGATGGACACACTAAACGCTACAACTCCTCACTACGTCCGCTGCATCAAGCCAAATGACCTTAAATCACCATTCAC aTTGGATCCTGTGAGGGCAGTGCAGCAGCTTCGAGCATGTGGCATCTTGGAAACAATCCGGATCTCTGCAGCAGGCTTCCCATCTAG ATGGACCTATCAGGAATTCTTCTGTCGTTATCGGGTCCTTATGAAGCAGAAGGATGtgctctctgacagaaagcaaACCTGCAAAAATCTTCTGGAAAAACTTGTAAAG GATGAGGATAAGTATCAGTTTGGCAAAAGCAAGATCTTCTTCAGGGCTGGTCAGGTGGCTTACCTGGAGAAGCTGCGTTCAGACAAGCTGCGTATGGCTTGTGTCCGCATCCAGAAGACCATCCGCTGCTGGCTGGCTCGCAAGAAGTACCTGAGGATGAGGGAATCTGCCATCACCATACAGAGACACGTACGGGGTCACCAGGCACGCTG CTATGTCAAGTTTCTGCGAAGAACCAGAGCAGCTGTTCTCATTCAGAAGAACGTGCGTATGTGGGCAGCCAGGAGACACTACCAGCAGCAGCGCTCTGCAGCTATCACTATTCAGTGCTGCTTGAGGGCTTATATGGCTAGAAAGCAGTATCATAAG tTGATGTTTGAGCAGAAAGCTATTGTCATCCAGAAATGGGTGAGAGGCTTGCTGGCTAGACAGCATTACAGACGCACCATGGCAGCCATCgtcctgctgcagagctgtgtacgTCGCATGAAGGCCAAGAGGGAATTAAAGAAGCTGAAAGTGGAGGCCCGCTCTGTGGAGCACTTCAAGAAGCTCAACATCGGCATGGAGAACAAGATTCTGCAGTTGCAGCACAAGATAAATGAGCAG cataaagaaaacagagagcTCAGTGAGAGGCTGAATCTTGTGGAGAAGACTCAGACtactgagagagagaaacagaacagAGAGATCGAAAATCTACGGAAATcagagcaggagaccagagccAAGGCAGCGACGCTTCCCTCGCTGCTGGAGCAGCTCTCTTTCCTTCAGCAGGAGCTGGACAACACccgcagagagaaagaagaccTGGAAGAGCAGACAAGAGTCTACAAGGAGCAGACAAAACAG GTGGTAGAAGAACTTAATATGAAGAACAGCTTGCTGAACAGCGAGAAAGATGAACTGAACAAACTAATCCTGGAACAAGCTGATCACTTAACAG ATATTAAAACCATCGAGAATGCAAAACAGCTGGAAAAGGAATTAACTGAAGAGCGCTCTCGCTACCAAAGCCTGCTGAGTGAGCACCTGCATCTGGAGGAGCGGCACAGAGACCTGAAGGAGGAGATGAATGTCAGCATT AGTTCAAGCAAATCTGGTCACAAGAGGACGGACTCCAACTACAGCAGCAACTCATCTGAGTTCAGTCAGAGCTTAGGCTCTAGTGAGGGAGACAACAGCTCCATACAAACAGAG GACGAGACCCAGGCGACGGTGGACCTGCCAGTCCTCCTGAAGCTCCAGAGGAGAGTGAAGGAACTGGAGCAGGACAAACAttcactgctgcagcagctggatAAGAAAGAAGAAGCCCAACAAGAAAAGGCAAAA GAGGTGGAGAAGCAGAGAACAGCTGGCAGAGCAGAACTGGACTTGGAAACACTcaag CGGCAAGAACTGGAGTCTGAGAACAAGAAGCTGAAGCAGGATCTAAATGAACTGCGGAAGTCTCTGACTAATGAGAGTAGTGAACTGGCGCCCCCTGCCCCTGGCTCTCTGCCCTACAACATACTGCTGGATCAGCTCGATTCTTCCAATGAGGAGCTGGAGATGCGAAAAGAGGAAGTGCTGCTCCTTCGGTCGCATATGGTCCGCCAAGAGGCTCTGAAACATAAG GACTCTGCGCTCGGCGAAGGTGTGAAGTTAGAGCTAAGTGAAATGCCTTCATTTCAAGACGTTGACAG GTCTGAAATCCACACACTGAATGAAGATGGAGAGCTGTGGCTGGCTTACGGAGGCTTGAAAGAGACCAACAG GCTTCTGGAGTGCCAGATGAGGGAGCAGGAGCGTGTTCACAATGAGGAGAATAAGAAGCTGGCTGAGGAGGTGAAAAAGTTGAAGGCTGAAAAGGAGCAACAGCAGAAGCTGCTGGCCCAGAGCCTCCTCCTGCCTGAAGATGCCCGTATCGATGCGAGCCTAAAGCACGAGATCACACGGCTCACCAATGAGAACCTG GAACTCATGGAGCAGCAGGagcaacaagacaaaaacatgcgcaagctaaaaaaacaacttaaactTTACAtgaaaaaagttgaagattttgaaG CAAACGCTCAGCAAAAGAGTAAAGCCCCTGTGATGACGACTCCAGGCAAAGCAGTGAATATCACCCGCAAGGAGAAAGAGTATCGGGGCATGTTGGAGTACAGGGAGGGTGACGAGAGCCGCCTGCTTAAGAGTCTGGTCGTAG ATCTGAAGCCTCGTGGTGTCGCAGTCAGCTTCACCCCTGGGCTCCCAGCTTACATCATCTTCATGTGCGTGCGATATGCAGACAATGTGAATGATGATCAGAGACTCAGCACTCTGCTCAATTCCACCATCAGCAGCATCAAAGGCGTCATTAAG aggagaggaggtgattTTGAAGTGGTGTCCTTCTGGCTGGCCAACACATGCCGGTTCATGCACTGTCTCAAGCAGTACAGTGGGGATGAG GGTTTCATTCAGTACAACACTCCTAAGCAGAACGAGCACTGCCTGGCCAACTTTGAACTGTCAGAGTACCACCAAGTTTTTGGTGATCTAGCCATTCAGATTTACCGCCAGCTCATCAAATGCGTAGAGGACACCCTGCAGCCCCTGATTG TGGCGAGCATGCTGGAGCAAGAGACGATCCAGGGTGTTTTGGGGTCCAAACCGACAGGCCTGAGAAAGAGAAGCACCAGTTTCCATGAGGCTGTTACAGTGGAAGTCCTGCTGCAGCGTCTTAGCCTCCTCCACACCACCATGAATCAGCACGGGATGGACATGGAGCTCATAAAACAGCTGGTCAAGCAGCAGTTTTACATCATCTGTGCGGTCACGCTCAACCACCTGCTGCTGCGGAAGGACATGTGCTCCTGGAGTAAAGGCCTGCAGATCAG GTACAATGTTTGGCAGTTGGAGGAGTGGCTGGCGGAGAGGGGGCTGACAGACTGCGGTGCCAAGGAGACTCTGGAGCCTCTCATACAAGCTGCACAGCTCCTGCAGATCAAGAAGAAGACTCAGGCAGACGCCCTCGCTATCTGCAACATGTGCTCTGCACTCACCACAGTACAG ATTGTGAAAGTGTTGACTCTGTACACTCCGGTGGTTGAGTTTGAAGAGCGAGTGTCCACCACATTCATCACAATGATTAAA GACCTTTTGAAAGACAGAGTCGATTCCTCCACTCTGATGATGGATGCCAAGAAGATCTTTTCTGTCACCATCCCCTTCACACCttcctctgtggctctggaggccATCCAGATCCCTGCTAGCCTCAATCTGGGCTTCCTCGCCCGCATCTAG
- the LOC126408635 gene encoding unconventional myosin-Va-like isoform X2, producing the protein MAASELYAKYARVWLPDATDVWKSAELIKDYTPGDLKLTLQLDDGTEVEHKIDPRTNNLPPLRNPNILVGENDLTSLSYLHEPAVLHNLKVRFIDSKLIYTYCGIVLVAINPYESLPIYEADIINAYSGQNMGDMDPHIFAVAEEAYKQMARDERNQSIIVSGESGAGKTVSAKYAMRYFATVSCSSGEANVEERVLASNPIMEALGNAKTTRNDNSSRFGKYIEIGFDKRHCIIGANMRTYLLEKSRVVFQAPEERNYHIFYQLCASSHLPEFKAFKLGCADDFHCTNQGQSPVIDGVDDAKDMCNTRKAFSLLGISESDQMAIYQILAAILHLSNVEVKEQSADKSSISPDNAHLMVFCELMGVPCEEMAHWLCHRKLQTTTETFVKSVSKMNAINGRDALAKHIYARLFSWIVGSINIALKSTAKQHSFIGVLDIYGFETFEINSFEQFCINYANEKLQQQFNLHVFKLEQEEYMKEEIPWTLIDFDDNQPCIDLIEAKLGVLDLLDEECKMPKGSDDTWAQKLYNTLLKQNAHFDKPRLSNRAFIILHFADKVEYQCEGFLEKNKDTVNEEQINVLKKSKVDWLVKLFEDDEKATSSTNKRSSVTGRAGPTQRDNKKTVGFQFRQSLHLLMDTLNATTPHYVRCIKPNDLKSPFTLDPVRAVQQLRACGILETIRISAAGFPSRWTYQEFFCRYRVLMKQKDVLSDRKQTCKNLLEKLVKDEDKYQFGKSKIFFRAGQVAYLEKLRSDKLRMACVRIQKTIRCWLARKKYLRMRESAITIQRHVRGHQARCYVKFLRRTRAAVLIQKNVRMWAARRHYQQQRSAAITIQCCLRAYMARKQYHKLMFEQKAIVIQKWVRGLLARQHYRRTMAAIVLLQSCVRRMKAKRELKKLKVEARSVEHFKKLNIGMENKILQLQHKINEQHKENRELSERLNLVEKTQTTEREKQNREIENLRKSEQETRAKAATLPSLLEQLSFLQQELDNTRREKEDLEEQTRVYKEQTKQVVEELNMKNSLLNSEKDELNKLILEQADHLTDIKTIENAKQLEKELTEERSRYQSLLSEHLHLEERHRDLKEEMNSSSKSGHKRTDSNYSSNSSEFSQSLGSSEGDNSSIQTEDETQATVDLPVLLKLQRRVKELEQDKHSLLQQLDKKEEAQQEKAKEVEKQRTAGRAELDLETLKRQELESENKKLKQDLNELRKSLTNESSELAPPAPGSLPYNILLDQLDSSNEELEMRKEEVLLLRSHMVRQEALKHKDSALGEGVKLELSEMPSFQDVDRSEIHTLNEDGELWLAYGGLKETNRLLECQMREQERVHNEENKKLAEEVKKLKAEKEQQQKLLAQSLLLPEDARIDASLKHEITRLTNENLELMEQQEQQDKNMRKLKKQLKLYMKKVEDFEANAQQKSKAPVMTTPGKAVNITRKEKEYRGMLEYREGDESRLLKSLVVDLKPRGVAVSFTPGLPAYIIFMCVRYADNVNDDQRLSTLLNSTISSIKGVIKRRGGDFEVVSFWLANTCRFMHCLKQYSGDEGFIQYNTPKQNEHCLANFELSEYHQVFGDLAIQIYRQLIKCVEDTLQPLIVASMLEQETIQGVLGSKPTGLRKRSTSFHEAVTVEVLLQRLSLLHTTMNQHGMDMELIKQLVKQQFYIICAVTLNHLLLRKDMCSWSKGLQIRYNVWQLEEWLAERGLTDCGAKETLEPLIQAAQLLQIKKKTQADALAICNMCSALTTVQIVKVLTLYTPVVEFEERVSTTFITMIKDLLKDRVDSSTLMMDAKKIFSVTIPFTPSSVALEAIQIPASLNLGFLARI; encoded by the exons ATGGCAGCGTCTGAACTTTACGCCAAG TATGCCCGTGTATGGCTGCCAGATGCAACAGACGTGTGGAAGTCAGCAGAGCTTATCAAAGACTACACTCCTGGCGACCTGAAGCTGACTCTGCAGCTGGATGATGGCACG GAGGTGGAACACAAGATAGACCCCAGAACCAACAACCTTCCACCGCTAAGAAACCCTAACATCCTGGTGGGGGAAAATGACCTCACATCTCTCAGCTACCTCCACGAGCCTGCAGTGCTACACAACCTTAAAGTGCGCTTTATCGACTCCAAGTTGATTTACACATACTGTG GAATTGTCCTGGTTGCCATCAACCCTTATGAGAGCCTGCCCATCTATGAAGCTGACATCATCAATGCCTACAGTGGGCAGAACATGGGAGACATGGACCCCCATATATTTGCAGTGGCAGAGGAAGCATACAAACAAATGGCCAG agatgaaaGAAACCAGTCCATTATAGTGAGTGGAGAGTCGGGAGCTGGCAAAACTGTCTCTGCTAAGTACGCTATGCGTTACTTTGCCACCGTCAGCTGCTCCTCTGGTGAGGCCAACGTCGAGGAGAGAGTCCTCGCCTCCAACCCCATCATGGAG GCTCTTGGGAACGCCAAGACAACACGGAATGACAACAGCAGTCGCTTTGGGAAGTACATTGAGATTGGGTTCGATAAGAGGCATTGTATTATTGGAGCTAACATGAGGACCTACTTACTGGAAAAGTCTAGAGTTGTGTTTCAG GCCCCTGAAGAAAGGAATTACCATATATTCTACCAGCTGTGTGCCTCTTCACATTTACCAGAGTTCAAAGCCTTCAAGTTAG GTTGCGCAGATGACTTCCACTGTACTAACCAGGGTCAGAGCCCAGTCATAGATGGTGTGGATGATGCCAAAGACATGTGCAATACCAGGAAGGCCTTCTCACTGTTAG GAATCAGTGAAAGTGATCAAATGGCAATTTACCAAATTCTGGCAGCTATTCTCCATCTTAGCAACGTGGAGGTGAAAGAGCAGTCAGCAGACAAAAGCAGTATCTCg CCAGACAATGCCCACCTGATGGTGTTCTGTGAGCTGATGGGGGTGCCCTGTGAAGAAATGGCCCACTGGTTATGTCACAGGAAACTCCAAACGACCACAGAGACCTTCGTCAAGTCAGTCTCCAAAATGAATGCTATCAATGGCCGAGATGCTCTCGCCAAACACATCTACGCCAGACTCTTCAGCTGGATTGTGGGCAGTATTAACATCGCCTTAAAGTCCACAGCAAAACAACATTCCTTCATTGGTGTGCTTGATATTTATGG GTTTGAAACATTTGAGATCAACAGCTTTGAACAGTTTTGCATCAATTACGCCAACGAGAAGCTTCAACAACAGTTCAACCTG CATGTCTTCAAACTGGAGCAAGAGGAGTACATGAAAGAGGAGATCCCCTGGACATTGATTGACTTTGACGACAACCAGCCTTGTATTGATCTCATTGAGGCCAAGCTGGGTGTTCTGGACCTTCTGGATGAGGAGTGCAAA ATGCCCAAAGGCTCTGACGACACATGGGCCCAGAAACTGTACAACACCCTCCTGAAGCAGAACGCTCACTTTGATAAACCCAGGTTATCAAATAGAGCTTTCATCATCCTCCACTTTGCAGACAAG GTGGAGTACCAGTGTGAGGGTTTCCTGGAGAAAAACAAGGACACAGTCAATGAGGAGCAGATAAATGTGTTGAAAAAGAGCAAG GTCGACTGGCTGGTGAAGCTGTTTGAGGATGATGAGAAGGCAACAAGTTCTACAAACAAGCGTAGTAGTGTCACTGGAAGAGCCGGTCCGACTCAGAGGGATAATAAGAAGACTGTGGGATTTCAG TTTCGACAGTCTCTGCATTTGCTGATGGACACACTAAACGCTACAACTCCTCACTACGTCCGCTGCATCAAGCCAAATGACCTTAAATCACCATTCAC aTTGGATCCTGTGAGGGCAGTGCAGCAGCTTCGAGCATGTGGCATCTTGGAAACAATCCGGATCTCTGCAGCAGGCTTCCCATCTAG ATGGACCTATCAGGAATTCTTCTGTCGTTATCGGGTCCTTATGAAGCAGAAGGATGtgctctctgacagaaagcaaACCTGCAAAAATCTTCTGGAAAAACTTGTAAAG GATGAGGATAAGTATCAGTTTGGCAAAAGCAAGATCTTCTTCAGGGCTGGTCAGGTGGCTTACCTGGAGAAGCTGCGTTCAGACAAGCTGCGTATGGCTTGTGTCCGCATCCAGAAGACCATCCGCTGCTGGCTGGCTCGCAAGAAGTACCTGAGGATGAGGGAATCTGCCATCACCATACAGAGACACGTACGGGGTCACCAGGCACGCTG CTATGTCAAGTTTCTGCGAAGAACCAGAGCAGCTGTTCTCATTCAGAAGAACGTGCGTATGTGGGCAGCCAGGAGACACTACCAGCAGCAGCGCTCTGCAGCTATCACTATTCAGTGCTGCTTGAGGGCTTATATGGCTAGAAAGCAGTATCATAAG tTGATGTTTGAGCAGAAAGCTATTGTCATCCAGAAATGGGTGAGAGGCTTGCTGGCTAGACAGCATTACAGACGCACCATGGCAGCCATCgtcctgctgcagagctgtgtacgTCGCATGAAGGCCAAGAGGGAATTAAAGAAGCTGAAAGTGGAGGCCCGCTCTGTGGAGCACTTCAAGAAGCTCAACATCGGCATGGAGAACAAGATTCTGCAGTTGCAGCACAAGATAAATGAGCAG cataaagaaaacagagagcTCAGTGAGAGGCTGAATCTTGTGGAGAAGACTCAGACtactgagagagagaaacagaacagAGAGATCGAAAATCTACGGAAATcagagcaggagaccagagccAAGGCAGCGACGCTTCCCTCGCTGCTGGAGCAGCTCTCTTTCCTTCAGCAGGAGCTGGACAACACccgcagagagaaagaagaccTGGAAGAGCAGACAAGAGTCTACAAGGAGCAGACAAAACAG GTGGTAGAAGAACTTAATATGAAGAACAGCTTGCTGAACAGCGAGAAAGATGAACTGAACAAACTAATCCTGGAACAAGCTGATCACTTAACAG ATATTAAAACCATCGAGAATGCAAAACAGCTGGAAAAGGAATTAACTGAAGAGCGCTCTCGCTACCAAAGCCTGCTGAGTGAGCACCTGCATCTGGAGGAGCGGCACAGAGACCTGAAGGAGGAGATGAAT AGTTCAAGCAAATCTGGTCACAAGAGGACGGACTCCAACTACAGCAGCAACTCATCTGAGTTCAGTCAGAGCTTAGGCTCTAGTGAGGGAGACAACAGCTCCATACAAACAGAG GACGAGACCCAGGCGACGGTGGACCTGCCAGTCCTCCTGAAGCTCCAGAGGAGAGTGAAGGAACTGGAGCAGGACAAACAttcactgctgcagcagctggatAAGAAAGAAGAAGCCCAACAAGAAAAGGCAAAA GAGGTGGAGAAGCAGAGAACAGCTGGCAGAGCAGAACTGGACTTGGAAACACTcaag CGGCAAGAACTGGAGTCTGAGAACAAGAAGCTGAAGCAGGATCTAAATGAACTGCGGAAGTCTCTGACTAATGAGAGTAGTGAACTGGCGCCCCCTGCCCCTGGCTCTCTGCCCTACAACATACTGCTGGATCAGCTCGATTCTTCCAATGAGGAGCTGGAGATGCGAAAAGAGGAAGTGCTGCTCCTTCGGTCGCATATGGTCCGCCAAGAGGCTCTGAAACATAAG GACTCTGCGCTCGGCGAAGGTGTGAAGTTAGAGCTAAGTGAAATGCCTTCATTTCAAGACGTTGACAG GTCTGAAATCCACACACTGAATGAAGATGGAGAGCTGTGGCTGGCTTACGGAGGCTTGAAAGAGACCAACAG GCTTCTGGAGTGCCAGATGAGGGAGCAGGAGCGTGTTCACAATGAGGAGAATAAGAAGCTGGCTGAGGAGGTGAAAAAGTTGAAGGCTGAAAAGGAGCAACAGCAGAAGCTGCTGGCCCAGAGCCTCCTCCTGCCTGAAGATGCCCGTATCGATGCGAGCCTAAAGCACGAGATCACACGGCTCACCAATGAGAACCTG GAACTCATGGAGCAGCAGGagcaacaagacaaaaacatgcgcaagctaaaaaaacaacttaaactTTACAtgaaaaaagttgaagattttgaaG CAAACGCTCAGCAAAAGAGTAAAGCCCCTGTGATGACGACTCCAGGCAAAGCAGTGAATATCACCCGCAAGGAGAAAGAGTATCGGGGCATGTTGGAGTACAGGGAGGGTGACGAGAGCCGCCTGCTTAAGAGTCTGGTCGTAG ATCTGAAGCCTCGTGGTGTCGCAGTCAGCTTCACCCCTGGGCTCCCAGCTTACATCATCTTCATGTGCGTGCGATATGCAGACAATGTGAATGATGATCAGAGACTCAGCACTCTGCTCAATTCCACCATCAGCAGCATCAAAGGCGTCATTAAG aggagaggaggtgattTTGAAGTGGTGTCCTTCTGGCTGGCCAACACATGCCGGTTCATGCACTGTCTCAAGCAGTACAGTGGGGATGAG GGTTTCATTCAGTACAACACTCCTAAGCAGAACGAGCACTGCCTGGCCAACTTTGAACTGTCAGAGTACCACCAAGTTTTTGGTGATCTAGCCATTCAGATTTACCGCCAGCTCATCAAATGCGTAGAGGACACCCTGCAGCCCCTGATTG TGGCGAGCATGCTGGAGCAAGAGACGATCCAGGGTGTTTTGGGGTCCAAACCGACAGGCCTGAGAAAGAGAAGCACCAGTTTCCATGAGGCTGTTACAGTGGAAGTCCTGCTGCAGCGTCTTAGCCTCCTCCACACCACCATGAATCAGCACGGGATGGACATGGAGCTCATAAAACAGCTGGTCAAGCAGCAGTTTTACATCATCTGTGCGGTCACGCTCAACCACCTGCTGCTGCGGAAGGACATGTGCTCCTGGAGTAAAGGCCTGCAGATCAG GTACAATGTTTGGCAGTTGGAGGAGTGGCTGGCGGAGAGGGGGCTGACAGACTGCGGTGCCAAGGAGACTCTGGAGCCTCTCATACAAGCTGCACAGCTCCTGCAGATCAAGAAGAAGACTCAGGCAGACGCCCTCGCTATCTGCAACATGTGCTCTGCACTCACCACAGTACAG ATTGTGAAAGTGTTGACTCTGTACACTCCGGTGGTTGAGTTTGAAGAGCGAGTGTCCACCACATTCATCACAATGATTAAA GACCTTTTGAAAGACAGAGTCGATTCCTCCACTCTGATGATGGATGCCAAGAAGATCTTTTCTGTCACCATCCCCTTCACACCttcctctgtggctctggaggccATCCAGATCCCTGCTAGCCTCAATCTGGGCTTCCTCGCCCGCATCTAG